In Mongoliitalea daihaiensis, one DNA window encodes the following:
- a CDS encoding metallophosphoesterase family protein, with the protein MNKSSRRSALKKIGLGATGSVLLATSAEATPEIEQNEPILRIAHLTDMHVQPGGVSEAGVRQCLDQILRDEKPIDFFINGGDLIMDALGEERAEIEAQWAVWRAIKKDYPQFKFYHCLGNHDVWGKTPDQEPYPGKAWALREHGLGRPYYSFSEKGWHFIVLDSTHQKPDGTWYTAKLDLAQRNWLEQTLQDIPSEEPIVIVSHIPILGATPFLDGDNAESGDWIVPGAWMHIDAKSLINLFYQHKNIKACISGHIHLVESLKYHDIMYHCSGAVCGNWWKDEPYELTDKGYAIIELFENGSHTYRYTNF; encoded by the coding sequence ATGAATAAATCTAGCAGAAGAAGCGCACTAAAAAAAATAGGTCTGGGCGCCACCGGTTCTGTTTTATTAGCAACTTCAGCGGAAGCAACACCTGAGATTGAGCAAAACGAACCGATTTTACGCATTGCACATCTGACTGATATGCATGTTCAGCCTGGGGGTGTTTCCGAAGCTGGTGTCAGGCAGTGTTTGGATCAAATTTTACGAGACGAAAAACCCATAGATTTCTTCATCAATGGAGGGGATTTGATCATGGATGCATTGGGTGAAGAAAGAGCAGAGATAGAGGCCCAATGGGCAGTTTGGAGAGCTATTAAAAAAGACTATCCTCAATTTAAGTTTTATCATTGTTTGGGAAACCATGATGTTTGGGGAAAGACTCCAGATCAAGAGCCTTACCCAGGAAAAGCTTGGGCGTTACGGGAACATGGGTTGGGCCGACCTTATTATTCGTTTTCAGAAAAAGGGTGGCATTTTATTGTGCTGGATAGTACCCATCAGAAACCCGATGGTACATGGTATACTGCCAAACTTGACCTAGCTCAGCGCAACTGGCTTGAACAAACATTACAAGATATCCCATCAGAGGAGCCTATTGTGATCGTGTCACACATCCCAATTTTGGGAGCGACACCATTTTTAGATGGAGATAATGCCGAATCAGGTGACTGGATCGTTCCGGGTGCTTGGATGCACATCGATGCCAAATCCCTCATCAACTTATTTTATCAACATAAAAATATCAAAGCCTGCATTTCGGGCCATATTCACTTGGTTGAAAGCTTAAAGTATCACGACATCATGTATCATTGCAGTGGCGCTGTTTGTGGCAATTGGTGGAAAGATGAACCTTATGAGCTTACGGATAAAGGCTATGCGATTATAGAGTTGTTTGAAAATGGTAGTCATACCTATCGATATACCAATTTTTGA
- a CDS encoding SIMPL domain-containing protein — protein MKKHISSIIFAIAIIIAAALLGNAVINRNKKTGTVDVTGLGQKNFTSDLVVWEGNFSRENTDIKTAYADLERDRKEVLDYLIAKGIPKENIIFQAVNTTPLYRQNYSNAGNYMGQTFLGYELNQTLQVESKQVEKVEQISREITELLLQGVKFYSQAPRYYYTELESLKIEMISRATEDARIRAEKIAENSGTRLGKLLSANMGIFQITGLNSTEDYSWGGTFNTSSKEKTASITMRLSYSVK, from the coding sequence ATGAAAAAACATATTTCCTCCATCATTTTTGCAATAGCGATCATTATAGCAGCAGCCTTACTTGGAAACGCTGTTATCAATCGAAATAAAAAAACCGGGACGGTAGATGTTACCGGCTTAGGTCAGAAAAATTTCACCTCTGATTTGGTAGTATGGGAAGGAAACTTTAGCCGGGAAAATACCGATATCAAAACTGCTTATGCCGACTTGGAAAGAGATCGAAAAGAAGTCTTAGATTACCTCATCGCTAAGGGTATTCCCAAAGAAAATATCATTTTTCAAGCTGTCAATACCACTCCTCTTTACCGACAAAACTACAGCAATGCAGGCAACTATATGGGACAGACCTTTCTAGGCTATGAACTCAATCAAACCTTGCAAGTAGAGTCTAAACAAGTTGAAAAAGTAGAGCAAATCAGTCGTGAGATTACAGAACTTCTTCTCCAAGGGGTTAAATTTTACTCACAAGCTCCCCGATATTACTACACTGAGTTGGAGAGTTTGAAAATTGAAATGATCTCTAGAGCAACAGAAGACGCACGCATCCGAGCAGAAAAAATCGCCGAAAACTCAGGCACCCGATTAGGAAAGCTACTCTCTGCCAATATGGGGATTTTCCAGATTACCGGATTAAATTCGACTGAGGATTACTCTTGGGGAGGCACCTTTAATACAAGCTCCAAAGAAAAGACTGCCTCTATAACGATGCGCCTGAGTTATTCTGTAAAATAA
- the frr gene encoding ribosome recycling factor, with the protein MEEIKLYLDEAKELMQKAVDHTASELLKIRAGKAMPNLLDGIMVSYYGAPTPLSQVASVTTPDARTLTIKPWERNLISEIEKSIINSDLGLAPQNNGEIIILTIPPLTEERRKNLVKQAKQECETGKISIRSVRKDTNEGLRKLQKDGASEDDVKRAEDTVQKLTDQYSVKIDELLAKKETDIMTV; encoded by the coding sequence ATGGAAGAAATCAAATTATATTTAGACGAAGCGAAGGAACTCATGCAAAAAGCTGTGGACCACACAGCAAGTGAACTACTGAAAATACGTGCGGGTAAGGCTATGCCTAATCTACTAGATGGCATCATGGTATCCTATTACGGAGCTCCTACCCCACTTTCGCAAGTTGCTTCGGTGACTACTCCTGATGCTCGTACGTTGACCATCAAACCTTGGGAAAGAAACCTCATTTCCGAAATTGAAAAATCCATCATCAACTCTGATTTAGGCCTTGCCCCTCAAAATAATGGAGAAATCATCATTCTTACCATCCCACCGCTGACAGAGGAGCGGAGAAAAAATCTAGTAAAACAGGCAAAACAGGAATGCGAAACTGGTAAAATCTCCATTCGATCTGTAAGAAAAGACACCAACGAAGGACTTCGTAAACTTCAGAAAGACGGCGCATCCGAAGATGATGTGAAACGCGCTGAAGACACTGTTCAAAAACTCACCGACCAATACTCTGTAAAGATAGATGAGCTTCTTGCGAAAAAAGAAACAGATATCATGACGGTATAA
- the pyrH gene encoding UMP kinase, which translates to MKYKRILLKLSGEALMGEKNYGIDPNRLDQYAQEIKKIKELGVEVAIVIGGGNIFRGVQAENTGIDRVQGDYMGMLATLINAMALQSALEQNGMFTRLMSGIKVESVCEPFIRRRAIRHLEKGRIVIFGAGIGNPYFTTDSTASLRAIEVEADVVLKGTRVDGVYTADPEKDKTATKYENLSFSEAYEKNLNIMDMTAFTLCQENNLPIIVFDMNKPGNLKKLVEGELIGTLITNN; encoded by the coding sequence ATGAAGTACAAACGGATATTACTGAAACTCAGCGGTGAAGCGCTTATGGGAGAGAAAAATTACGGAATCGATCCCAACAGACTTGACCAATATGCTCAAGAGATCAAAAAAATCAAAGAACTGGGTGTAGAGGTTGCCATCGTGATTGGAGGGGGTAATATATTCAGGGGAGTACAGGCGGAAAATACCGGGATTGACAGAGTACAGGGTGACTATATGGGCATGCTTGCTACGCTGATCAACGCCATGGCATTGCAAAGTGCTTTGGAGCAAAACGGAATGTTTACCAGACTCATGTCGGGTATTAAAGTTGAAAGTGTTTGTGAACCATTTATCAGAAGAAGGGCTATCCGTCACTTAGAGAAAGGAAGAATTGTAATTTTTGGAGCAGGCATTGGTAATCCTTATTTTACCACTGATTCCACTGCGAGTTTAAGAGCTATTGAGGTAGAAGCAGATGTTGTATTGAAAGGCACACGGGTAGATGGGGTGTATACAGCCGACCCAGAAAAAGACAAAACCGCTACTAAATACGAAAATTTATCTTTTTCAGAGGCCTATGAAAAAAACCTCAATATCATGGATATGACGGCTTTTACTCTCTGCCAAGAAAACAATTTGCCAATTATCGTATTTGATATGAATAAACCCGGTAACCTCAAGAAGCTAGTTGAAGGGGAACTTATCGGTACCTTAATCACAAACAATTAA
- a CDS encoding acetyl-CoA carboxylase biotin carboxyl carrier protein subunit: protein MYSATIKNNAFELEKDSKGISLAGNLVDFDIQQVNDRFFKISKEGITYTLELVSIDETTKSLKVKLNNKPAEIQIKDKFDRLLEKLGINMNQSSAAKDIKAPMPGLIFDLKVAEGDTVKKGDPVLILEAMKMENILKSPGDGVIKKIKIKKGDSVEKNQILIQF, encoded by the coding sequence ATGTACTCAGCAACGATAAAAAATAACGCTTTTGAGCTTGAGAAAGACTCCAAAGGCATCAGCTTGGCAGGCAATTTAGTAGATTTTGACATCCAACAGGTAAACGATCGTTTTTTTAAAATTTCCAAAGAAGGGATTACCTACACTTTGGAATTGGTAAGTATCGATGAAACGACCAAATCCTTAAAGGTAAAATTAAACAACAAACCGGCAGAGATTCAAATCAAGGATAAATTTGACCGTTTGTTGGAGAAATTAGGGATAAATATGAATCAAAGTTCAGCAGCCAAAGACATCAAAGCACCAATGCCTGGACTCATATTTGATCTTAAAGTAGCCGAAGGAGACACGGTGAAAAAGGGAGATCCTGTTTTGATTTTAGAGGCTATGAAAATGGAAAATATCCTAAAATCCCCAGGAGATGGTGTCATCAAAAAAATCAAAATTAAAAAAGGTGACAGTGTAGAGAAAAATCAAATTCTCATTCAATTTTAA